In the Granulosicoccus antarcticus IMCC3135 genome, AGATAGACAAACCCTTCGATATACAACTACTGCATAACACACGTAATTCTGGCTACTCTCTGTATGCCCCTTCGTAACGTTCTATCCGGAGCGGCTTTCAAGACCGCTCTGTGGTCTCTGCTAGCCTTTCTCATGACCTTGTTCCTGACCGGCTTTGCGGTGTACCGCATGGTCGAGACTGCCATGTATGACGAGTTGGCGGAGCAGATGGTCGAAGAAGTCATGCTGTTCGAGCAGATTGAACAGGAAGGCGGCAAGCAAGCCCTGATCACAGCCATCGGAAGCCTGGAATCACCTGCTGCCGGCTACTATCGTCTGCTTGGCCTGTTCGATTCTGATGGTAACCACCTGGCAGGCAACAGCCAGATAGCGCCGGATTTTATCGGTTGGCAATCGGTGACACTCAGCGCACTGATGCCGGCCAAGAATGGAGAGTACTACAGCCATGTCATGACGCTGAAGAACTCCACATTGGTTATTGGCAGAAACACCCAATTCATCACATCAGTTCTGAACAGATTCCAGCGCTATATGCTGATTGCAGGTATCGCTGTACTGATATCGACCATCGTTCTGGGTTACACCCTGAGCCATCGCGTCAACAGCAAGCTGGGACGTATGACAAACACCCTTGATGCGGTTGCACGCGGCGACATGGACGCTCGTCTGGAAATTGGCTCGGGCAATGATCAGATCGATCGCGCTTCCAGACAGATCAATCTGCATCTGGAGCAGCTTGAAGGCCTGATGAAAAGTACTCGCAACACCATTCAAGCTATCGCTCATGATGTGCGTACACCTTTGAACAGAGCATTTCTGCAGCTGCAAGACTCATTGCAGAACCCGGCACTTGACGAGCCTCGGCAACAACAGCTGGAAGAGGCTGTAGGCGAACTTGAAAACGTTAGTGAGATTTTCGATACGGTGCTGCGAATCTCGAAGATTGCGGCTAGCCACAATAATCAGAATTTCACGGTGTTT is a window encoding:
- a CDS encoding sensor histidine kinase — encoded protein: MPLRNVLSGAAFKTALWSLLAFLMTLFLTGFAVYRMVETAMYDELAEQMVEEVMLFEQIEQEGGKQALITAIGSLESPAAGYYRLLGLFDSDGNHLAGNSQIAPDFIGWQSVTLSALMPAKNGEYYSHVMTLKNSTLVIGRNTQFITSVLNRFQRYMLIAGIAVLISTIVLGYTLSHRVNSKLGRMTNTLDAVARGDMDARLEIGSGNDQIDRASRQINLHLEQLEGLMKSTRNTIQAIAHDVRTPLNRAFLQLQDSLQNPALDEPRQQQLEEAVGELENVSEIFDTVLRISKIAASHNNQNFTVFPIGPFLQDIVDLFEPVAESNAQSLSCSLDSSGSANIQGDKRMLRQMMVNLVENAICHCPKGAHITLAATMSSTKNPGIVVVDDGPGIPLEKTAQVLEPFYRLDASRSSPGSGLGLALVDAIANRHQAQLRLEDNQPGLRVSVIFPALSNSH